A section of the Deltaproteobacteria bacterium genome encodes:
- a CDS encoding AI-2E family transporter, translating into MNEIEKTTREKTSTGPVFDIVLRIGIIALLIALCFLILKPFLTPVIWGIILAIALLPPCQRLSKILGGRLKLATAIITVVMLLVLILPSVHMVSSLVDGMKYVNDRIQSSEIRVPPPPADIENWPIIGKLLKKQWLEASTDLKAFLTRFHPQIKAVSLKLLKSAMGTAVGLLQFALSIIIAGIFMANAEGSGNMARHLFVRLAGERGADFADVSTITVRNVVKGILGVAIIQAMLAGIGFVAAGVPGAGLWTFLCLLLAIIQIGIAPVAIPVIIYMFTKASTLAAGLLTAWLILVALSDNFLKPILLGRGAPVPMFVIFLGAIGGFFSMGFIGLFVGAVILSLGFKLFQVWLAGADLSEAAIGTG; encoded by the coding sequence ATGAACGAAATTGAAAAAACTACCCGGGAAAAAACCTCCACAGGACCAGTATTCGATATAGTGCTTCGCATTGGCATCATCGCCCTTTTGATAGCACTGTGCTTTCTGATATTGAAGCCATTTTTGACCCCGGTGATCTGGGGGATCATCCTGGCCATTGCCCTGTTACCCCCGTGCCAGAGACTCAGTAAAATACTGGGCGGTCGGCTCAAGCTGGCAACTGCCATAATTACCGTGGTTATGCTTCTGGTTCTCATTCTTCCCAGCGTGCACATGGTGAGTTCGCTCGTGGATGGCATGAAATATGTCAATGACAGGATTCAGAGCAGTGAAATAAGAGTGCCGCCTCCACCGGCTGACATCGAAAATTGGCCCATCATTGGCAAGTTATTGAAGAAACAGTGGTTGGAGGCTTCCACAGATCTCAAAGCCTTCCTGACCCGCTTTCATCCTCAGATCAAAGCAGTGAGCTTGAAGCTGCTCAAATCAGCCATGGGCACTGCTGTGGGGTTGCTGCAATTTGCCCTGTCAATCATTATTGCGGGAATTTTCATGGCCAATGCCGAGGGCAGCGGCAACATGGCAAGACACCTGTTCGTGCGTCTTGCTGGAGAGCGCGGCGCTGACTTCGCTGATGTTTCCACCATAACCGTGCGCAACGTGGTCAAAGGAATTCTGGGGGTGGCCATTATCCAGGCAATGCTGGCAGGCATCGGCTTTGTGGCGGCCGGAGTGCCGGGCGCTGGTCTGTGGACCTTTCTCTGCCTGCTGCTGGCCATTATTCAGATCGGCATTGCCCCTGTTGCCATACCAGTCATCATCTATATGTTTACCAAGGCGAGCACCCTGGCTGCCGGCCTGCTCACAGCCTGGCTTATTTTGGTTGCCTTGTCCGACAACTTCCTGAAGCCCATACTCCTGGGACGCGGTGCTCCTGTGCCCATGTTCGTCATTTTTCTCGGAGCCATCGGCGGCTTTTTTTCCATGGGATTCATCGGCCTGTTTGTTGGCGCGGTTATTCTGTCCCTGGGATTCAAACTCTTCCAGGTATGGCTCGCTGGGGCAGATCTGAGCGAAGCCGCTATCGGTACAGGCTAG